The Kitasatospora paranensis genome has a window encoding:
- the moaA gene encoding GTP 3',8-cyclase MoaA, whose product MLLDTFGRQAVDLRVSLTDRCNLRCTYCMPEEGLQWLAKPDLLTDEEIVRLVSIAVRDLGVTEVRFTGGEPLLRPGLVGIVAACAELAPRPELSLTTNGIGLARTAAALRQAGLDRVNVSLDTLDAGTFHTLTRRHRHDDVLAGLAAAESAGLTPVKLNAVLMRGVNDHEAADLLGWCIDRGYELRFIEQMPLDAQHGWDRSRMVTAEEILVLLRERFDLAPEPSATRGAAPAERWLVDGGPARVGVIASVTRPFCRACDRTRLTADGQVRNCLFATGETDLRTALRSGASDAELGDLWRKAMWGKKAGAGIDDPSFHQPDRPMSAIGG is encoded by the coding sequence ATGCTGCTCGACACCTTCGGCCGCCAGGCCGTGGATCTCCGTGTCTCCCTGACCGACCGGTGCAATCTGCGCTGCACGTACTGCATGCCCGAGGAGGGCCTGCAGTGGTTGGCCAAGCCCGACCTGCTCACCGACGAGGAGATCGTCCGGCTGGTCTCGATCGCCGTCCGGGACCTGGGCGTGACCGAGGTCCGCTTCACCGGCGGCGAGCCGCTGCTGCGCCCCGGGCTGGTCGGCATCGTGGCCGCCTGCGCCGAGCTGGCGCCGCGGCCCGAGCTGTCGCTCACCACCAACGGGATCGGGCTGGCCCGCACCGCCGCGGCGCTGCGGCAGGCCGGGCTGGACCGGGTGAACGTCTCGCTGGACACCCTGGACGCCGGGACGTTCCACACCTTGACCCGGCGGCACCGCCACGACGACGTGCTGGCCGGGCTGGCCGCCGCCGAGTCCGCCGGCCTCACCCCGGTGAAGCTGAACGCCGTCCTGATGCGCGGCGTCAACGACCACGAGGCCGCGGACCTGCTCGGCTGGTGCATCGACCGCGGCTACGAGCTGCGTTTCATCGAGCAGATGCCGCTGGACGCCCAGCACGGCTGGGACCGCTCCCGGATGGTGACCGCCGAGGAGATCCTGGTCCTGTTGCGGGAACGCTTCGACCTCGCCCCGGAGCCCTCCGCGACCCGCGGTGCGGCGCCCGCGGAGCGCTGGCTGGTCGACGGCGGCCCGGCCCGGGTCGGCGTGATCGCGTCGGTGACCCGCCCGTTCTGCCGCGCCTGCGACCGCACCCGGCTCACCGCCGACGGACAGGTCCGCAACTGCCTGTTCGCCACCGGCGAGACCGACCTGCGCACCGCGCTGCGCTCGGGGGCCTCGGACGCCGAGCTCGGCGACCTGTGGCGCAAGGCCATGTGGGGCAAGAAGGCCGGGGCCGGAATCGACGACCCCTCGTTCCACCAGCCGGACCGCCCGATGTCCGCGATCGGCGGCTGA